The Bacillota bacterium genome has a window encoding:
- a CDS encoding glycyl radical protein — translation MSRACTERIARLREDHLSLKPGLCAERALVFTRVFRETEGEPMIIRKAKAFKRLCETKTIAIRPDELVVGSPGSRPRMAIFCPDICWGWVEEELDTMSSRPQDPYDVAQETKRLIREEILPYWKGRSLYEWFLDKVPEDTRRLAVGTDICDVLIKSFNGPGEMSPGYGNVVFPKGFNAIRDETLEVMKAYDPENPAHKHRLDFLEAVVLVSEGIVHLAKRYAEEAQRQAASETEPRRQAELEGIASVCLHVPGNPPRTFHEAMQMVQFVQMGLAMEVNAPAYSPGRFDQYMYPYFRKDMEDGRITQEEAQELIECLWIKLSEAVWLHSKDDARFFAGYNPFLNLGVGGVTHDGSDATNELSYMCVQASMNVRLFQPSLSVRVHDDTPRDLLVKVFDLVKLGDGFPAIHNDKATIQMMLLKGVSLEDARDCAIVGCVEPNAAGKMAQWSDGGHYNFGSAVEFALFDGYHRLSGEYVGARTGDPRDFNSFNQFKRAVFDQISFFIKHLATAAVICEEAHELFCPMPFGSTTIEDCVKRGLDITMGGARYNAGPAFLGTGVADVSNSLAAVKKFVFDEKRVSMEDLLDALSANFEGYETLRLSLMNEAPKYGNDDNDVDQFALEVTEHSFRECQKYRSRRGCRFISALYPVASHVPHGAVVGALPYGRKMCEPLADGVSPWRGTDLHGPTAALKSVAKIRHANHTAGTLYNMKFNPSVVDGERGTDNLIALVKSFFELGGFHLQFNIISADTLRRAQEHPERYGALMVRVAGYSAYFVHLSREMQDDIIARTEYLEMN, via the coding sequence ATGAGTCGTGCCTGCACTGAACGCATTGCCAGACTCCGAGAGGATCACCTGTCTCTCAAGCCAGGTCTATGCGCGGAGAGGGCCCTTGTGTTTACCAGAGTGTTCAGAGAGACAGAAGGCGAGCCCATGATCATCAGAAAGGCCAAAGCCTTCAAGAGGCTCTGCGAAACAAAGACCATTGCCATTCGGCCCGATGAGCTAGTGGTGGGGAGCCCTGGTTCCAGGCCACGGATGGCCATCTTCTGCCCGGATATCTGCTGGGGCTGGGTGGAAGAAGAACTTGACACAATGAGCTCAAGGCCTCAGGACCCGTACGACGTTGCCCAGGAGACCAAGAGGCTTATCAGGGAAGAGATCCTTCCCTACTGGAAAGGAAGGTCTCTGTACGAGTGGTTCCTTGACAAGGTGCCGGAGGATACGCGCAGGCTTGCAGTGGGAACTGATATCTGTGACGTTCTAATTAAGTCCTTTAACGGTCCGGGGGAGATGTCACCCGGATATGGGAACGTGGTATTCCCCAAGGGCTTCAACGCGATAAGGGATGAAACGCTTGAGGTCATGAAGGCCTATGATCCTGAGAACCCTGCCCATAAACATAGGCTGGACTTCCTTGAAGCCGTGGTTCTCGTTTCGGAGGGCATCGTGCACCTGGCGAAGCGCTACGCCGAAGAAGCCCAGCGGCAGGCCGCATCAGAGACAGAACCCCGGCGACAGGCGGAATTGGAGGGGATCGCATCCGTATGCCTTCATGTCCCCGGCAACCCGCCTAGAACATTTCATGAGGCCATGCAGATGGTGCAGTTCGTTCAGATGGGACTAGCCATGGAGGTGAATGCGCCAGCCTACTCGCCCGGGCGCTTTGACCAGTACATGTACCCGTACTTTAGGAAAGATATGGAAGATGGGCGCATAACCCAGGAAGAGGCCCAGGAATTAATCGAGTGCCTGTGGATAAAGCTATCTGAGGCAGTCTGGCTCCACAGCAAGGATGACGCTCGGTTCTTCGCAGGATATAATCCCTTCCTGAACCTCGGAGTGGGTGGCGTGACGCACGATGGGTCTGACGCCACCAACGAACTCTCCTACATGTGTGTCCAGGCCTCCATGAACGTGAGGCTGTTCCAGCCCTCACTCTCCGTTAGGGTTCACGACGATACGCCCCGCGACTTGCTTGTTAAAGTATTCGATCTGGTGAAGCTGGGGGACGGCTTTCCCGCCATCCACAACGATAAAGCCACAATCCAGATGATGCTACTTAAGGGCGTGTCGCTGGAAGATGCCAGAGACTGTGCTATCGTGGGCTGTGTGGAACCAAACGCCGCTGGGAAGATGGCCCAGTGGAGTGACGGGGGACACTACAACTTCGGTTCCGCGGTGGAATTCGCCCTGTTTGACGGGTATCACAGGCTCAGCGGGGAGTACGTAGGGGCAAGGACAGGAGATCCCAGGGACTTCAACTCGTTTAACCAGTTCAAACGGGCTGTCTTTGATCAAATCAGCTTCTTCATCAAGCATCTTGCAACAGCGGCGGTCATTTGCGAGGAGGCCCACGAGCTATTCTGCCCCATGCCCTTTGGCTCCACCACAATAGAGGACTGCGTGAAGAGAGGCCTTGACATAACCATGGGTGGCGCCAGATATAACGCGGGGCCCGCTTTCCTGGGAACAGGAGTCGCGGATGTATCCAATTCCCTCGCAGCTGTTAAGAAGTTTGTTTTTGACGAGAAAAGGGTAAGCATGGAGGACCTCTTGGATGCTCTGTCCGCCAACTTTGAAGGGTACGAGACCCTAAGGCTGTCCCTGATGAACGAGGCACCAAAGTACGGCAATGATGACAATGATGTGGATCAGTTCGCCTTGGAGGTTACCGAACACAGCTTTCGAGAGTGCCAGAAATACCGTAGCCGGAGGGGCTGCAGGTTCATTTCTGCTCTCTACCCTGTAGCGTCCCATGTACCTCACGGTGCGGTGGTGGGGGCACTTCCCTACGGGCGAAAGATGTGTGAACCCCTGGCGGACGGTGTATCCCCATGGCGTGGGACTGACCTCCACGGCCCGACGGCCGCGCTCAAGTCAGTGGCCAAGATACGCCACGCAAACCACACTGCAGGAACTTTGTATAACATGAAGTTTAACCCATCAGTTGTGGACGGGGAGCGGGGCACCGATAACCTGATCGCCTTGGTGAAATCCTTCTTTGAACTTGGGGGCTTTCACCTACAATTCAACATAATCTCAGCCGACACCCTGAGAAGGGCACAGGAGCATCCCGAACGATACGGGGCCCTGATGGTTCGGGTAGCCGGCTATAGCGCTTACTTCGTACACCTTTCTAGGGAGATGCAGGACGACATCATTGCGCGCACGGAATACCTGGAGATGAACTAG
- a CDS encoding glycyl-radical enzyme activating protein, which produces MEVGSCAAGAVVFDIERFAIHDGPGIRTLVFLKGCPLRCLWCANPESLTSQVEMIFLENDCCDCGGCTAVCQYGAIFKDPAGQLTTDRTKCQTCGACTTACPANARKTVGQWMTVSEVMDVVLRDEVFYRHSGGGLTIGGGEPTVWPEFLTDLLKAATEKGLHTTIETCGYAEWKVLETVLLYTGLFLYDLKHMDDSAHKRLTGRSNQTILANLARLVENGAKVLVRMPVIPGFNDGVENLMNTAGYVKSLGLKTMNLLPYHNYGSVKYPRLGKKYALPDVKCMAIEDLWEHKKLIEVAGLECILG; this is translated from the coding sequence ATGGAAGTAGGCTCCTGCGCCGCAGGTGCTGTAGTATTTGATATTGAGCGGTTCGCCATCCACGATGGGCCGGGAATAAGAACTCTGGTGTTCCTTAAGGGATGCCCTCTCAGGTGTCTTTGGTGTGCCAATCCAGAGTCCCTGACCAGCCAAGTAGAGATGATCTTTCTTGAGAATGACTGCTGTGATTGTGGCGGTTGCACAGCGGTTTGTCAATACGGGGCAATCTTCAAGGATCCCGCGGGCCAGCTGACAACTGACAGGACCAAGTGCCAGACTTGCGGGGCGTGTACCACTGCATGCCCCGCGAATGCGCGCAAGACGGTTGGACAGTGGATGACTGTATCTGAGGTTATGGATGTTGTCCTAAGAGACGAGGTGTTTTACCGGCACTCGGGTGGTGGCCTCACAATTGGTGGCGGGGAGCCCACTGTGTGGCCGGAGTTCCTCACGGATCTCCTGAAGGCAGCTACGGAGAAGGGCCTTCATACTACCATCGAAACCTGCGGCTACGCAGAGTGGAAGGTTCTAGAGACCGTTCTGCTCTATACGGGCTTATTCCTTTACGATCTGAAACACATGGACGATTCTGCTCACAAGCGGCTTACCGGACGCTCCAACCAAACCATACTGGCTAACCTGGCGCGCTTGGTTGAGAACGGAGCGAAGGTTCTAGTAAGGATGCCCGTCATACCGGGGTTCAATGATGGGGTGGAGAACCTGATGAACACCGCGGGGTATGTAAAAAGCCTCGGGCTCAAGACTATGAATCTTCTGCCCTACCACAATTATGGCTCGGTGAAGTACCCAAGACTTGGCAAGAAATACGCATTACCAGATGTCAAGTGCATGGCGATAGAGGATCTCTGGGAGCACAAGAAACTGATTGAGGTAGCTGGACTCGAATGCATTCTTGGCTGA
- a CDS encoding putative hydro-lyase, translating into MSETPREIRQRIREGTWFGTTVGCAKGYMQTGLAILPKVLAFDFLLFCQRNPAPCPVVDVTEPGNPEAGYIAPGSDIRHDLPRYRVYAKGDLIDEPSNITKYWRDDLVGFMLGCSFTFEGELADHGIPLRHVEERKRVPIFITNRECMPAGIFRGNMAVTMRPIPSQMVSQAIQITGAMPKAHGAPVHVGFPEALGIADIHKPDFGDPVTIKPGEIPVFWACGVTVQVLGRTIKPELLITEAPAHMFITDYSYRGLVAKTV; encoded by the coding sequence GTGAGTGAGACTCCGAGAGAAATTCGACAGAGGATCCGTGAGGGAACATGGTTTGGTACAACCGTTGGTTGCGCAAAAGGGTACATGCAGACGGGACTAGCCATCTTGCCAAAGGTCTTGGCTTTTGACTTTCTGCTATTCTGCCAGCGCAATCCCGCACCTTGCCCCGTTGTCGATGTCACTGAGCCAGGGAATCCAGAGGCGGGGTATATAGCCCCGGGAAGTGACATAAGGCATGACTTACCAAGGTACAGGGTCTACGCTAAGGGTGACCTAATCGATGAACCTAGCAACATCACTAAGTACTGGAGAGACGATCTTGTAGGCTTCATGCTGGGTTGTAGCTTCACTTTTGAGGGCGAACTGGCGGATCACGGCATACCTTTGAGGCACGTTGAAGAAAGGAAAAGAGTGCCGATATTCATCACCAACAGAGAGTGCATGCCGGCCGGCATATTCCGGGGCAATATGGCGGTTACTATGAGGCCGATACCCTCCCAAATGGTTTCCCAGGCCATTCAGATCACAGGGGCGATGCCGAAGGCTCACGGAGCGCCAGTTCATGTCGGTTTCCCCGAAGCCTTGGGAATAGCGGATATCCACAAGCCCGATTTTGGCGATCCAGTGACTATAAAGCCGGGAGAAATCCCCGTATTCTGGGCCTGCGGGGTTACCGTTCAGGTGCTGGGCCGAACAATAAAACCTGAGCTGCTTATCACGGAAGCCCCCGCGCACATGTTCATAACCGACTACTCATATAGAGGTTTAGTTGCTAAGACTGTATAG